The window TTTAGGGAGATTGTAGCTCTTTTCCAACACTCTTTCACTCCGTTTACCCTGCGCTCTCTGCGTGGTATACTTTTTATCACGCAGAGTTCACTGAGACAATGGGAGTTTTTACATCAGGTATAACAGTTGAATCAAATTCTATCACTATTGTTATAATTAGCAGGGATATAGTTGACAAATGATTCTTCAACAGTTATTTTCGTTATATATATATCATTAATTTAATGGAAAAAACATGAGTGATAAATCCCCTGTTACCAAACAGCCAGTTATTCTTGCAGTTGATGATAATCTCCAAAATTTACAGGTGATTGGAAATGTAATCAATGATAATATCTCCTGTGATCTTAGAATTGCAAAAAGCGGAACCGAAGCGTTAGAACTCATTGAGAAATTCATTCCTGATTTAATTCTTCTTGATGTGAATATGCCCCAGATGGATGGTTTCACGGTATGCCAAAAGATTAAATCCATAGAGATGGTTAAAGATGTTCCCATTATATTCATAACCGCTCGTGGTGATAACGATAGTATCATCCGTGGGTTTGAAGTTGGAGGTGCAGACTATATTGTTAAGCCATTTGATCCTATGGAATTGACTGCACGAGTGCGCACCCATCTTGAACTGCGACTTTCACGGCTGGAATTAATGCGTATAAACAGGGATCTTAAAGAAAGAAATGAAAAGATGGAGAATGACCTCAGAATTGCTCAAACGGTTATGAAAAGCCTGATTTCAATGAAAAAACCGGAATGTGAAGGCATTGATATTGAATTTAGATATATACCTCTGGATAAGGTTGGCGGAGACTATTTTAAAGTCTTTCCCATGTCACAAAGACAATGTGGAATCTTTTTAGGTGATGTTACTGGCCATGGAGTTGCAGCAGCCCTCTTCTTATCTTTAATTAAATCAGTAACTGATCACATTCAGGCTGAAAACGGCACCATGCCAGCCCAATTTCTCCACATGCTTAACCTTGAATTAAAAGGGAAGATGACATCATATTTTATATCCTGTTTATATTTGTACATCATACCGGAAGAACCAGGAAAATTTCAACTTATTCTTGCAAATGGTGGTCA of the Spirochaetota bacterium genome contains:
- a CDS encoding fused response regulator/phosphatase; its protein translation is MSDKSPVTKQPVILAVDDNLQNLQVIGNVINDNISCDLRIAKSGTEALELIEKFIPDLILLDVNMPQMDGFTVCQKIKSIEMVKDVPIIFITARGDNDSIIRGFEVGGADYIVKPFDPMELTARVRTHLELRLSRLELMRINRDLKERNEKMENDLRIAQTVMKSLISMKKPECEGIDIEFRYIPLDKVGGDYFKVFPMSQRQCGIFLGDVTGHGVAAALFLSLIKSVTDHIQAENGTMPAQFLHMLNLELKGKMTSYFISCLYLYIIPEEPGKFQLILANGGHPKPILIRNGNASFIGEINPVVGIMSNITFQQKTLPLYSGDRIFLYTDGIPETRNDKNEIIGFKENLLNLFMHSNTPHLSNTLDGILNELANFRDGMDVDDDITIIGLDIL